The DNA region GCCTCTGCACTGGTGGGAGCGTATGCCGGTTCGGGGGTCGTCTCGGTGCACACACTTCCGAGACAACCGTTCCCTTACCTCCGGGCGCTCTTGGGGGTGGCCTCGTTTGGCGAGTGGCGGGCGGCATTCCAAGGGGTAGTGGCGGGGGAGACAGCGGTGACAAAGGTCGGGCTCCAGTATTTGAGGTCGCGCGGGGATTACCCCTTCCAGACCCACCAGTTCGGGGAGCTGCGGACGGAACGGCGGCAGAATGGGGACTACGAGGCATTGACGGGACTCTTCGCCGTGGAGCATTCGTTGCCCGATGTCCGAGCGTCGCTGCAAGGGTTCTGGCTACGCGCTCTCCGAGGGGTCCCAGGTGCGGTCGTCCAGGGCCGAATAGAGTTCGCCCAGGCCCGTTTGGAAGAGGCAGACGGCTTCGTTGCAGCTCGGTTCTCCCTGCCGCGGGTTGGACTGGAGTGGCTTTCGGCTGTACGGCATGGCTTCCTGCAGTATCGAGACCCTGAGGCGCGGGTTTGGGGGCCACGCGGGGCTTACGACGATGCGGTTGCCTGGGAGGCCGTCACGACGATCCGATGGCACAGGACGGTTCTGCCCCCGACGTCGGGCTGGCTCCAGGCTGAGCTCCGCCGAGAGATGGTTGAGGGAACGCTGCTGCGCCCGCAGGGACGGTCAGAAGCGAGGCGCTGGAGCGCTACGCTGGCAGCGTCGCTGCTTCAGCGTCTCTGGGGTGGCGAGCTCGTGACCGCTCTTCGCTGGGAGGCGTACCGGCAGTATGCTCCAGCATTCTGCCCGCTGGTAGGGCTGCAGTACGCTTGGCAGGCCCTTCGCCTGCGTGTCCAGTGGAGCCACAACTTCCGTCCCCCGAGCTTTGCTGAGCTGTACTACTTCAACTTCGGCTCCCCTGACCTACGGCCGGAGCGCACGGAGTCCTGGAACGTTGGGGTGGAGTGGGCTGTTGCCGACTGGATGAGGCTGCGGGCGGATGCCTTCACGATGTGGGTGCGGGACCAGATTGTGGCGGTTCCGAGGAGCCCTGTCTTCTGGAGTGCTCGGAATGTTGGGCTTGTCTGGAGCCGTGGCGTAGAGGTTGCTGCTTCTGTACAGGGCGGCAACTGGCTGCGGCTTGCGGCTCACATGACGTGGCAGCGTGTCACTGACCAGACCGACAATCCGTACACGCGTGGGCATCAGCTCCCGTACGTCCCGATGCTGCTGGGGGCAGCGAAGGCCGAACTGCTCTGGTCTCCTGTGGAAGTCACGCTCCAACTCTTGGTGACAGGGCAGCGCTGGAGCCAGCCGGATAATGCTCCGGAGAGCACCATGCCGCCATATGGGCTCCTAGACTGTGCCCTCAGCTATCAATGGCCTCTTGCAGCGGCGACCGCTACTTTCCGAGTAGCGTTGCGGAATGCAGGGGACGTGCGCTATGAAGTCATCCGGAACTACCCGTTGCCCGGCCGTTCCGTGCGGGCGGAAGTGGAGTTGCGTTGGTCGCCTCATGGGAAACTCCCTTCCCATGCACGCCATTGAAGGCGTGCCGTCCGCGGTGGACTGCCATCGAGCTGGAGAGGGAAGAGGTTGGGTGGAGCCTGGAAGAGTTGCCGGCCGTTCGCGGTGAGGAAGGTCCCGTAGGTGAAGCCACACTGGATACCGGTTGCGGTTTGCTGCAGGAAGGCGAAATCGGCGTCGGTAGCGAAGGTACCAAGGGCAAGTGTCCGGAGGCTGCTCTCGTACTGTGGGCGACGTCCGTCTCCGACGCTGCCGGCCCGAACGTCCCACAACGCCGTGAAGAGCCACGAGGTGTCGTCCTGGGTAAGTCGGACGCCGATTCCGGTTGGTAGCACGACGAGGCTGTCCTGACCAGGCGGCGGTGTCTGCATGGTCCGTGGGACTGGGAGGAGGCGGGTTGCACAGACAACGCGCTCTCCAGCCCTAAACCAGCCGCTCAGCCACCGGACATAGGCGACTGCTGGGATTCCATGACGTGGCAGCGATATCACGGTATCCCGCATCCCGGGCTGACCGAGTCCCAGCACTGCTAATCCCCATGCCGTGTTTCCCCGGAGGCCCGGAATGGAGTCCGTAGCCAGGAGGCACCATCCTCTTCCAGAACGGAGCACCGTTCCGCCGTGCCAGAACTGGGCGAGCGTAAAGGCGCCGTCCCGTAGGAACTGCACGATGTCTAGCACCAAGAGCTGGGCAGAGGAGCGCAGGAAGACCCAGAGCCGTTCCCATACGTACCCAGCCACTTCCTCTACCAGCCGGAGCCGTGCGTAGCTGAGGCTGCGGAAGTCCCAGACGTCCACCCGAGTGGTCTGGACGGGTCGGTGGGTGCCCGCATGGCGGAGGAACTCCCAGAGCGATTGCCCAGCAGAGGGCTTGGCTGCACGCACGATGAGGCGGTTGTGGAAGTATTCGGCCCGGTATGCCCCGTAAGGCCCTGAGGGGACGGCGTCCCGGTAGCCCGGCGGCGTCAGTAGCAAAGCCCCTTGGTGGAGGAACCAGGCAATGGAGAGCTCATCGGAGTGGCCGTGCGAGCCCTTCTCCTCTTCGATTGGCAGCGACTGTTGCAGAAAAGTCTGGGCCCTCCAGCCGAATGGGGGCGCATCACGGTAGTTGAGCAGAACGAACGTTGCCGCTGTGTCCCACCCTGTTCGGAAGACCAGCTTCTTGGACAAGGCGTCTTCGGACCACGATAGCGTGGGTTCCGGCGGGAGCGGTAGCAATGTGGTATCAGCCCATCGGGCAGCATCCCAGAGGATAAGGGCACGGTACGGCGGAAGCGGCGCTTGGGGCATGACCCAGCGGCGGAAGATCTGCAGCGCTGCCCAACGATACTGCGGCCTGCGGAGGCGAGTGGCCGCCCACTCAAACGCAGCAATGAATTCGGCAGCGTTCTCCCCGGGGGTTCGGGTGTCGCCGAAAGGGGCCACAGTGCCAAAGGGTGCCAGGAGCTGGAGTGCGGCTTCAACGTAGAGCGACACCTGTGGGAGGCGCCAGGTTGCGGAGTCGGTACACTCCCCGTAGAGTAGCAGCGCGTGCAGCCAGATGCCCCAGTAGAGCTGGGCATCCTCCAATAGCCAGCTCTGCTGGCTCTCTGCTACTAGGGTGCGGGCAGTAGTGCGCCAGAGGTGTGCCCGAGGTCGATCTGGACACGCCTGGGCCGCCAACTCTAGGCCGAGCGCCCGCAGAACGGCGCGGTTCATAGCACCGACTTCGGCGAAGTGGAGGGCATGGTCGGCGCTTTCGGCGATGAACTGTTGCATGTAGGCCTGCTGCGCTGCCGAGAGTGCTTCTCGAATGCGGAGATAGGCCCTGCAGAAGATGGGGAGAGCGAAGAAGCTCGTCACTGGCGGGACGCTGTGGGCGTACTGCGGTATGCGGTGTCGGAGCTCCTCAGGGTAGAGGCGTCGGAGTGTATCGTAGAGGACGAGCCACCGGAACGCCGTAAGAGCATAGGAAGGCTCGCGGGTCTGTTCGTAGAGGGCCGCTGCCAGTCCTGCTACGGCTACAGGCTCAATCGGAGGGTGGAACTCTTGGAACTCTCTGGGAGCAAAACCGGCACGCCAGCGGGCGATCTGGACTGGCAGTTGATGGAGAGCAGCCTGATAGCTCTGCCAGACTACCTCCTGGTACGTCGCCGCGGTGCTGCTCCACAGGAGCCCTACCGTCCCAAGGCAGCAAGCCCCCAGAGAGCTGCCAAGAGGAGTCCGACGACGAGCCATGCTCCACCGAATCCGAGGACATCTTCCCAAGATGGCTTCCCGATCTCCCATGCTGAACCTGGGAACAGCTTCTGTGCCTCCCATCGCTCAGGACGCTGGGCGGCGTCTTCCAGCGCTTGCCGATCTGCTTCCGGTGTTGGCTGGACGGGCACGCGGAGCCGGAGGAAGAACTGCCGCACAGCTGCATCGGAGGAAGGGCGGGTCAGGAGGCTGAAGAGGAACAGGAGCACGAACGGGAAGAGTGCGTCGAAGGCGAAACGGGCAGCGTTCAGCTCAGCTTTGCTCCACTGCTGCAAGTCCAGTCCGAACCACGATAGCACCCACAGCTCGGCATGGAAGCGCCCCTGTCCGATGCGGCGGGAGTTGGGATCGGCTGGATTCTCCTGGACGACGGTCTCAAAGAAGACTCCAGTCGGCGGGATGAGCACAGTCTGGGCAAGCCGCTCTCCAATCCGCTGTGCTCGCCCCTGCTGGACATCCTCTGCCGTTGCCGGACGGTGAACAACGGCGGTGCGTGCGGCCGTCTCCACTGTCAATGCCGGATGCGCTCGGGTCCAGGGGAGCACAGGGAAGAGGTGGGGGATGCCGATGTACAGCACCAGGCAGACGAGCACCTGGATGATCACCGCCGTTCGCGTCAGCCGTCGCCAGAGGAAGCCAAGCCAAATCGGGGCTCCGAAGATGGCCGGGAGGGTGATGAAGTACTTGAACAGGTCCAGCACGTTGTTGACCCAGATTGCGACACCAGCCGCGCCGAAGAGAGTGAGTAGCACCACGATTCGCCCGACGAGGACGTAGTGGCGCTCCGAGCGCTTCGGTACCAAGGGTGCGTAGAGGTTGCGCACGAAGAGAGCAGCGTAGGTGAGTGCGTTGGTGTCCATCGTTGACATATTCGCAGCTACCATCCCTATGAGCATCAGTCCCAGGAGGCCGGGGGCGAGGAACTCCCGCATGAGCAGCCCCCAGAGGAGCTCTGGATCGTGGATGCGGCCAGCGAAGAGCGCCGCTCCAATGAGTCCGACGAGGGCCCAGAAGAGCATGATCAGGCGCTTGGCGAACATGCCTCCGAGAAGCCCCAATCGCGCAGCCCGCTCATCTTGGGCTGAGCCAGCAATTGTCACTAGCGGAGCCGCCGCAATGATGGAGACAAGGTTCGCCACAGACATGGCGAGCACGGTGAGCGGACCGTAGTCCGTCAGCGTCGCCTCTCCAAACACGGCAAAGAAATGCTCGGGTAGCCGCTGACGGAGACCTGTAAAGCCGCCAACTGCAGCAAGTCCAGCAGGCACCAGGAGGACGGAGAAGGCGATGATGAGCAGCCCCTGCAGTACGTTCGTCCAAGCGGCAGCGGCAAATCCTCCGAGGAGCGTGTAGAGTGCAACAATAGCAGCAAACGAGAGGTAGATCGTGGATGGCTCTACCCACGAGATGACCCCTCGGAGTTGACCGCTCTCCGCTAGCTCGTGGAGCTCCTCTAAGCGCTGGCGTTCGGCCGCGGAGAGCTCCTCCAATGGCCGCTGGCGTAAGCGTTGATATTCCGTGAAGAGTTCCACCTGTCGGCGTTCTTCGGCCGTCCAAGCAGCCTCAGGCTTCAGCAGGAGCGCCGCTATCGTCTTGCCAGTGATGACGAAGCTCACGGCTCCGCCAACGATGGCCATCACGAGCGTAAATGAGGCAAAGAGGGCGGCCAGGAAAGGGCTTCGGAAGCGCTCGACGAAGAAGTCGCTGAGCGTCACAATCCGCGCCCGACGGTAGAGGGTGGCGATGAACCAGTAGAACGGGGTGAGGAAGAGCACCAGATACTGGATCCACATGCCGCCAAGACCCTGGCGGTAGACTTCACGGCTGATAGCGATGGCTTGGTCTGCATTCGTCGCATTGCCGAAGCTGAGGAAGAACTGGACTATCGTCCGGAGGCGACGCCCTGCCAAGAAGAATTCCTCCTGGCTCCGCTGCCGCCTCCTTAAGCGATATCCGATCCAGAGCACCGAGAAGATGTAGATGCCGATGACCAAGAGGTCCAACCAGTGAAGCCCAAGTAGCATCAGCGTCGTCCTCGACGCCACTCATACTCGTACTTAGGGAGGCTCTGCCACAGGCGGCAGTAGTGTTCATAACGCCATGCTGGTATCTCTCCCCGCTCAACAGCGGCTCGCACTGCGCACTGAGGTTCGTGGGTGTGACTGCAGGGCTGGTAGGTGCATTCCTGTGCCCATAGGGAGAAATCGTCGAAGTAGGCTGGCAGTTCGTCGCGCGTCAGTTCCCAGATTGTCAGGTCCTGAATACCTGGCGTGTCGACGATGTAACCGCCCTGAGGGAGCCGAAACATGCGCGCCATGGTGGTGACATGGCGACCGCGCTGCAGCTTGTGGCTGATTTTGCCAACGACTTGCTCTTCCATGCCCAGGAGCAGGTTCGTGAGCGTGGATTTGCCAACTCCGGAAGGACCTGAGAAGACGGAGATCTTGTCTTGAAGCACTTCTCTCAGGCGGTCAATTCCAGCCCCAGTTCGCGCACTGCAGAGGATGAGCTGCACACCAAGCCGTTCGCTGTAGTACCGTAGGTCCTCTGAGAGCTGTTCCAGCGAGCCCAGATCCAGCTTGTTGATGCAGAGAATTGGGGTTAGCTCGCCCCGCTGCGCGGCAATGAGGTAACGGTCAATGAGGAAGCGATCGTATCTCGGTTCGGCCGCAGCGTGGAGGATGACGAGCTGGTCAACGTTGCTGGTGATGACCTGTTCTTGTCCCTCGCGGCGGCGGTACCGGGTCAGCTTTGTACGGCGATTGTGGATGGAGACGATCATGCCCTGTGGCAGCCCACTAGGGGCTTGCTTGTCGGTGAGGATGAACTCTACGAGATCACCGACGGCAACGAGTGTTGAGTCTCCATGGTGCACCACGACGGTTCCGGCGATGCTACATTCCACTAGCGTCTCTGGTGCTTGTTCTGGCTCCACTAGCCACCATCGTCCTGTCCCCTCCATGACACGGCCCTGCTGTGGTGGGTGAGAGAGAGGCTTTTGCTTGACGGGTTTAATGGCGGTTCGGTGTCGGCCCTTTGAGTGCTCGTCCCATCGGGCTGCCATGGGGCGGCTCTAAAAGGCGGGGAGCAAGCGGAAGATGTCGTGCCACCGGGTTGTTGCCAGCACTCGAATTCCCAACATCGTGCCGACACCGATGAGGACGACTCCGACCAACCGGTAGAGGCGCTCCAATGCTTCCTGATTCAACCGCTGGCGAAAGTGGTGGATACCGGAAGCCAGAAGCTGTAGCCAGAGGAAGTTCCCCAATCCAAAGCCGAGGGCGAAAGCACCGATGCTCCAAGGGTCGCCTGGGGAGACAAGCCTGAACTCATGGGCCAGGAGGCCAACGTACGCCAGCGTAGAAGTGAAGGTAGGGCTGGCGATGTTCATGAGTGCCATGCCGGCGCCGACAAAGAACGCTCCGCGCTGCTGCAACGACCAGACGGCAGCCGGCGGTGCCGGAATAGCTCGAGGCCACGTAACCGGTCGAGGCTGCTGGAGTTGAATAACGCCGTAGACGACGATGACAGCAACGAACAGAAGCTGGAGCGAGAGTGAGAAGATGGGATGCGCTCCCAGGAAGTTCAGCATGTTGCTGATAGCACCCGTTGCAAGGAGGGCCACAAAGCAGAGCAGGGCATCCACCAAGCCTGCTCCAGCCGCAGTATGCAATCCAGCTTGGCGGCCTCGGAGCAGACTATTCTGCACAACGGTAATCGTTACTGGTCCAACAGCCGGTAACGCCACCAAGACTCCAACAACAACCCCAGCGAGGCTTGAGACGACCGCTGTGACCATCGACTACAGCTCCAGGCTATGGGGTACCTCGTGCATAGCGCTGGTTGCCGTCTCAGTAGACGAGCACCGTAGAGTGCCAGACTCGGGCCAGCGCAGGGGAGGCAATCCGACACAGGTAGACGCCTCTGGCCAATGAGGAGCCAAGTGGGAGAGCATGCCACCTCGCTCCCAGTTGGGGGAGCATCCACTCTGCAACACGCTCTCCGGTCGGAGAGAAGAGTTCAACTGAGGCAGTCGTAATTCCCTCTTGCGGTAAGGAGAGCCATAGATGCCCCTCACTGTAGCGTACTGTCGGTGAAAGGTTCGGTGAGCTCGGGACACTTGCTGGCGGGGTTAGGGGGATGACGGTGCCGTCGGGTAGGACTAGAATCGGCTGGAGGTCTGGACCGTTGCCATTGGCAGCTGGGTTGGCAAAGCCTGTG from Candidatus Kapaibacterium sp. includes:
- a CDS encoding LysE family transporter, yielding MVTAVVSSLAGVVVGVLVALPAVGPVTITVVQNSLLRGRQAGLHTAAGAGLVDALLCFVALLATGAISNMLNFLGAHPIFSLSLQLLFVAVIVVYGVIQLQQPRPVTWPRAIPAPPAAVWSLQQRGAFFVGAGMALMNIASPTFTSTLAYVGLLAHEFRLVSPGDPWSIGAFALGFGLGNFLWLQLLASGIHHFRQRLNQEALERLYRLVGVVLIGVGTMLGIRVLATTRWHDIFRLLPAF
- the rsgA gene encoding ribosome small subunit-dependent GTPase A, which translates into the protein MAARWDEHSKGRHRTAIKPVKQKPLSHPPQQGRVMEGTGRWWLVEPEQAPETLVECSIAGTVVVHHGDSTLVAVGDLVEFILTDKQAPSGLPQGMIVSIHNRRTKLTRYRRREGQEQVITSNVDQLVILHAAAEPRYDRFLIDRYLIAAQRGELTPILCINKLDLGSLEQLSEDLRYYSERLGVQLILCSARTGAGIDRLREVLQDKISVFSGPSGVGKSTLTNLLLGMEEQVVGKISHKLQRGRHVTTMARMFRLPQGGYIVDTPGIQDLTIWELTRDELPAYFDDFSLWAQECTYQPCSHTHEPQCAVRAAVERGEIPAWRYEHYCRLWQSLPKYEYEWRRGRR
- a CDS encoding TonB-dependent receptor, giving the protein MRGESSLLWLCCLWSSVAGVVSQDTIRVDTARYRFPPFAVEAQRPAAEQLVAVPITAVSAREIARQIVWQGAEALVGLPGVFIRDYGGLGGLKTISVRGLGATQTLVLLDGVRLNTALHGVYDVGNLPTSFAEELVLVAGGASALVGAYAGSGVVSVHTLPRQPFPYLRALLGVASFGEWRAAFQGVVAGETAVTKVGLQYLRSRGDYPFQTHQFGELRTERRQNGDYEALTGLFAVEHSLPDVRASLQGFWLRALRGVPGAVVQGRIEFAQARLEEADGFVAARFSLPRVGLEWLSAVRHGFLQYRDPEARVWGPRGAYDDAVAWEAVTTIRWHRTVLPPTSGWLQAELRREMVEGTLLRPQGRSEARRWSATLAASLLQRLWGGELVTALRWEAYRQYAPAFCPLVGLQYAWQALRLRVQWSHNFRPPSFAELYYFNFGSPDLRPERTESWNVGVEWAVADWMRLRADAFTMWVRDQIVAVPRSPVFWSARNVGLVWSRGVEVAASVQGGNWLRLAAHMTWQRVTDQTDNPYTRGHQLPYVPMLLGAAKAELLWSPVEVTLQLLVTGQRWSQPDNAPESTMPPYGLLDCALSYQWPLAAATATFRVALRNAGDVRYEVIRNYPLPGRSVRAEVELRWSPHGKLPSHARH
- a CDS encoding sodium:solute symporter family protein translates to MASRTTLMLLGLHWLDLLVIGIYIFSVLWIGYRLRRRQRSQEEFFLAGRRLRTIVQFFLSFGNATNADQAIAISREVYRQGLGGMWIQYLVLFLTPFYWFIATLYRRARIVTLSDFFVERFRSPFLAALFASFTLVMAIVGGAVSFVITGKTIAALLLKPEAAWTAEERRQVELFTEYQRLRQRPLEELSAAERQRLEELHELAESGQLRGVISWVEPSTIYLSFAAIVALYTLLGGFAAAAWTNVLQGLLIIAFSVLLVPAGLAAVGGFTGLRQRLPEHFFAVFGEATLTDYGPLTVLAMSVANLVSIIAAAPLVTIAGSAQDERAARLGLLGGMFAKRLIMLFWALVGLIGAALFAGRIHDPELLWGLLMREFLAPGLLGLMLIGMVAANMSTMDTNALTYAALFVRNLYAPLVPKRSERHYVLVGRIVVLLTLFGAAGVAIWVNNVLDLFKYFITLPAIFGAPIWLGFLWRRLTRTAVIIQVLVCLVLYIGIPHLFPVLPWTRAHPALTVETAARTAVVHRPATAEDVQQGRAQRIGERLAQTVLIPPTGVFFETVVQENPADPNSRRIGQGRFHAELWVLSWFGLDLQQWSKAELNAARFAFDALFPFVLLFLFSLLTRPSSDAAVRQFFLRLRVPVQPTPEADRQALEDAAQRPERWEAQKLFPGSAWEIGKPSWEDVLGFGGAWLVVGLLLAALWGLAALGR